The sequence tattagttaaaaatctctattattattattgatattattcagatattatctattattatgtactttattaaatatttctttttgtgcaatgctataatttaagttttcatGTTCATATTTAAAAGATAGTTTATATTACACTAAAAATACCATGAAGTTAAcagatataaaaaaagaaagaagttatttttatctattatttattattatattaaacaaatagaaaaaaattggtCTTTTATGAAACACATGTCacaatttaggaaaaaaaatactgttcagctttcttttatttcctctctaactttttttcatttgcctttcctttttttagattttttctcttctattttctaaaaaatacacCTCTATCCAACCCACTCCTTTTTACTTTTTCCCTCTCTCTCGTTATTAttacatatgtaaaaaatatttataattgatcatattattatgatattacatactattatttatttatttaatatttttattgtaatattatatcataatttttttaaaaaaataatatgaatcaatattttattaatctatcatatatatatatatatatatatatatatatatatatatatatataattttatcgtTCTTAAGATATATGTAactttcttctaatttttttctttctaccttttctctctctttatttttttaatcttttttcctctttcatgtttatacttatatttattCCTTGAAATTAGATTACAGATATATTGTTTTATAGGAATAGTTACTTTTAGTGGAAGGATCGGGACGGGACAGATATATCAATCGACCTCGAATGGTaacatttttacttaaaatttttataaaattatatttacttaaaaatcaaataaaactatttttacttaaaaattgtataaaataaatttaaataattcataaataaatatttttttggttaatatCTGTATTATAAGGTTaagatttttatactaaaaaataatttaaatctaatttaaaatatcaacaaatatattattttaaagtaataattatttttaatggttATGAATTGGGGACAAGACAAATATACACAATCCTAAATAATGATGGGTATGGATACAAATTAATtagctaaattatttttactttaaaattttataaaacgattcttaaatagatttttataaaatgattcttaaatagatttttataaaatgattttataaagttgagatttttatactaaaaattattttaaatttaatttaaaatattagcaAATATATTGTTGTAAACCAGCAATAATTTTTTAGTGGATAAGAATAGAGACATGACCTGACCATGGGTAGAGCTACTCAGGGGAAGCCGTACAAGACGTGGGTGTTTGTGATTGGTTCATTAGTTCTTGTGAGTGATGAGTGAATGCTTATTAGGATGACTTTAGTACTTACATCATTGATGATGTGTGAGATCATAGATGGGTGGATTTGTGAAATTTCTTATGTAATATCAACATGTTTACATATAGTgtgcatatatattatataagtatAGATAAATTTAGTAAAAGAGACATTTTTATAAgagagtgaaaaataaaaattaaatgagtcATATAATCAATGATGGAGATtcattaatttagttattatgttgatatattttattgttatttatgaattattttgaagaattttttaatacttaaagACTATTTAGTATGAATTCTAATACTTAAAGATTTACTTTAGGGCCTATTTAGGAGAGAGTAATCCTTTAGATATGAAATTGatgatttattcttttttttccttcttggtTTTTGCTTCTCGcacttaacttttttaaaataaaattatattttgttgattttggtaTGATAGGTTGAGAAACTTAATTAGTAGAAAATTATTGCATGATAagttattttaagatttttcttaaaaaatgaaaaaatactagaaaatttagatgaaattaagaaaaatagaaaatttatgaatattttttttattccaatctTATTTTTTGCTTCCCAattttttggttcaagctttgtCATTGTAACCAACCCTGAATGACCTGTCAAGTCTCATTGTCATGTCCAATCACAATCatcacttatatattttttatattaaacaattataaattttgatatgtttaaaacatctttaatttttttaaattattttattttttatttcaattttattgaaTGAGAATAGTGATAGCAACGACATACACATTTCAACCTTATTCCATTGTCATGTTTATTCACAATCATTACTTATAGcttttttgatttaattagtTACATATTTTGATAAGATTAAAATATCGTTTAgtcttttaagtatttatttttttattttaattttgttttttaaattaaaaaaatgttatggaTCAATGGAGTAAaaagaaatatgttttttaatatacaaattttcATCCCAAAGGTTTCCATCTTATTGTTTTGTTCTtactaataacaaaaaatatagttaaatttttgtaaataatctatttatcatataaatattgattcatttaataacaataattttaataaattggagatgtattatatttttatatttattacctatataaAACTTGCAAAAACTATCTAGTCAACTGTGGAGAGACACGGTATCGTGATAGTTTCAGCTAAAGAGGAGTAGTGTGTTTAAAAAGTGTTACATAATAGGTTTCAGATGCTCCTCTTAAACTAGATATTAATTTACTCTCGCCttgtagtttatttatttttcattttcattactTATCTGTTCAAAATCACGAGGACATTGTCGTTGAGCTTTTTGTTATATATCCGTGATTCTGATTCAATACATTTTTCGTTTGCGTGAATCCACACTGCGATAACAACTTCCTGAGCAAGAGCAATgtacagacaatccgtgcaacCAAGACACTGTACATATTAAAGATGAATGTGCTTCTGTCTGCATGAAATATGATTGTTCTTTTCTGCCTGACCTAACACACGTTTAGTTGGTGGTCGAAGACATTAATAGGAACAAATTAATTCGTTTAAACCTTTCATATTACGGAATGGTTTATATTGATGTCTTTCTATTGTAAGGCAACATATATAGCTACAAtggataaattaatatttgggGACTAATGTAGTAATCGACATGTCAGTTAAATATtgaatgtgtgtgtgtgctttGTTTAGGTAAGCACAATTTGTATTGTTTGTATCTGGAATGAGAGCCTCGAAGATTATTAGGAATAGGTATGAGGTATGcctatttcttaattttatgaatttcttaatgcaaattaGTGATTATAATTTTGGACAAACTCTTAggaaattgttttgggaataattACTACCAAATACTGAAGAAATTACGTTATTTAATTCATTAGCTCCGACTTATTAATTAAATCGAATGACGTTTAGATCTTTTCGAAGCTTATTACAAGAACAAATAAGTATCAGGAATTTTTTTAGTGTGAGTTTCTTTTTAAGATCaaatttgtaaaatccattctataatataaaaaaaaatgtggtaTCTTGATCCCCATTAGTCGCAGTATAAAGACCACTGGAACTGCATAAGAACCTCAATGAAATTGTCACTTTAAGAAAAACTTAACCTAATCATTACTCCCCATGGGGAGAATTAGTTTATAATTATACTTTGTGAAAATGCCTGGTTAATGAGAAACTACTGATGTATTTCCTAAATAATTAGGAATCTTGGTTAAACTCTTAATGAATCTATCTTTTTAACTTTAAGCCAaggttattattaaatatttttctaatgcgTCGTCCCAACATCCAGGAAGCCCACCTAGCTAAGCTCCATTTGGTAAACAGAAAGATTGATGGAATCaatcagtatatatatatatatgtgtgtgcgtGTGCGCATGCATGATGCATGTGTTCATTGTCATTGTGCTTTTTTCTTATTCTCAAATTAAACTTTTTCCTTggaaaattatgtattttcttcCTGTTAAATTCGTCTAATAGAAGAAAATTAGCAAAGGAATAACTGTTTTTTACCTGAAAGAAGGGACGAACTTGGGTGTAGTTTATTACCAATATATAGAAGAAATaatctttataattaaaatatttaaatacaaaaaaaaatctattataaataactaattaatactaatcttcaaataaataatccAACATAGCAACCCCGACAAAATCAAATAAGCATTGTTTTTTGGTACATACATGTCATTTTGCatattatcatataattttcTGACTAAGCTAGTTGGAATGACACATGACCCACTATGTCTAGCGAGATCCCTTTGCtgctcctatatatatatatatatatatatagcacaaGAACCAAAGCCAAAGCACTCATCATTTGTATCAAATCTCAGAAAATCCTCTTCCATTCAACAAACCCTCAGAAGAGCTAAAGCAACCAAGAGAGTGAATTATGGCTTGCTGGTCTGCAGAAAATGCCACGAAGGCCTACCTCAGCACTTTGAAAATGGTGAGTATTGAActgtttaattatattattctcTTAACTCTCAAACACATGTCTCAAAAAAAGTCCTAGCCATCTTCTTCAATCTCTCTTTATATGTATATCTTCAAAAAATTTACATGATAATATTGTTTTATCTGATTGTTGGGGTTATTATTTGCTTCAGGGTCAAAAGTGCAAAGAGCCAGATGTAGCAGAGTTTATATCAGCACTAGCTGCAGGAAACAATGCACAACTTATGGTTGTGGCATGTGGTGGTGCAGCAGACTCCACCACACTAGCATTGGTTACTGCTGCTCACCAAACTGGTGGCCAAGTCATTTGTATTGTCCCTGGCCATGAAGAGCTAAGAGCCTCCAAAATCGCCTTGGGAAGAATGGCTTCTCATCAAGTTCAATTCATGGTTGGAGAAGCTCAAGAAGTGCTTTTAGAGCACTATGATCAGGCAGCAGATTTTGTGCTCATTGACTGCAACCTTGAGAACCATGAAGAGATCCTTAGAGCAGTTCAAGAGGGTAGGAAGCAAAATGGGACAGTGGTTGTGGGGTACAATGCATTTAGCTGCAGAAAGTCTTGCTTGGCATGTGGCTCAAAAACACAGCTTCTGCCTATAGGAGGTGGTTTGCTTGTGACAAGATTTGGTGTGAGTGAAACGAGTCCAAAATATGGAAGCAGAATGGGAAAGGCCAAAAGCCGTTGGGTTGTGAAGGTAGACAAATGCACAGGCGAGGAACATGTGTTCAGGGTCAGATTTCCTCAAAGGAAAGTGGTCCAAGCTTAATCATGTGCATGGATGGTACAATATACTCCTCCAACTCCCTCACCATTTTGTTCTAGGCAAAAAACGAGTGCTAAATTTTGCTTCTAATATGAAGCACTAGGAGTAATTAATTAGTCCTATTTTACAATGTATATACCaaattataatacataaattggaaaaaaattggttgaaagttttgtttgttttgcatTTGTTCTAACCAAGAGAGAATGAAGGTCACGCATAACAAACCAGCAATTACTGACTCTTTGTCAAATTAAATTGTCCCTTTCCTCTGAGATCCATACAAATATCTTCCATGGTACCTTCGCCGAAGGTTCCTTTAAGACCTTTGAAATCACGGGAGCACGTATGCGAATCGGTCTTACTTAGAAAATCTCTATTTCGGTTGAACTTTGAATATAAAACCCATAAAGGAGATGGAGGAAAAGATTGATTCGTACCAAAACGTGTGCATACTATTATTTAcaatagaataatcaaattataaatctttcaattaacaaaattaagagACATCCTCCTCAATTCCATTTTTACGTTGCCACTTGAGATATCCCTATAGCATCAAACATTatgtggagaaaaaaaaatttgagataTATCAATTAACAAGCCGTATGATTTTCTTGTCTTAGTACGATCAAATATATGAATCAATtgatttgtaattattttaacttaaccAATGATCTCAAGAGTTTTGTTAGTTCTATCCATGCAATTGTTCTAACTTAACCTATGATTTCATTAGCTTCGTTAGTCCTATTCTGTTTGAGAAAAAATGTCCCTTCCACATGATCTATTTGTCCTAATTTAATGTGTGGTTTTGAGAGTTTTATTACATATGATAATATTACTTGACTCAAGCAAATTGTCTCATACATGTGTTCTATTTGTTCCATGTTAACTAATGATCTCAATTCTTAAAGAGTTTTATGAACATAATAATCTTACCTGACTTTAAGGATTGTGTCATACATGTGATCCATGCCCAAAATAAGCTTGTTGTCTCAGTTTTCATTCCAAACCAAAATTTAGTTCATTTGTTCGGTAAAGAACAGCATTTTGTTTACTGAATAATCTCGTAAATGAGATTATAACCAAACTTCTTTACCGTCATATCCTTTTCCAGTCCGTCCAAAAATTTGAAGAACTAAATTgtaatagtgtaaaaaaaaattacaccattatttaattatataatatcacgtaatgattattttaaaaatcatatgtaagataaattttaattaagagtATAAAATAAAGTGTATGGAAAGTAAACTTGTTGATAAACCAACCCATTTCTACTTGATTATAGTCAAAGCTAAGGCACTAAGCATCCACGTGAAGGAAATTGAATAGCAAAAAACAGTCCTTAGACCTTGTTGCAGCATCACCATGGTACAGACAACAGGCTGTAAAGACAACAATAAGAGTACCTTAAATACATTGTTTAGTGCTCGTCTAATTAAATTACAACCACCTGGGCCGGGCTGCTGCTACCTCCTCCAACGTGGGGCTTGTGTAGTTTTGTCTCTGAAAATTACAGCACAACCCTTGACACTATGCTGGCTGCTTAGTTGTGTATTAGCATCAGATAAGAGTGTAATAATTCATTAACAAACAACTTAATTAGCACTCAACAACAGATAATCCATGCCTACATGTTTTGGGAATCACTACCAGCATTAACATGTGCCATGTGAGCTTCAGAGAAGTCCTGTCTTCAGATGTTAATAACTATAGCTTGATGTGCTATTTTGCCGTGTGAAGTTAGTTATAGGTTGTTGCAGTGTTGCTGCTTCCTAATCCTGGCTACCACTGCTTCTGCTTTATTGCCTGTAAATATCAGTAAGAATTATCAACTCTGCCAACATCAATTCACGAACGGACACTAATAATTTGATAAATCAAAACTAAAGGGTTTTCTTAGGTGTTATAgttctatttataaaaatatgatagaTTTCCAATCTACATACAACAGAAAAACATGgttatatattttagaaaaaaatactataataatgagttttataattatacacacaatataaaataattttatactgtaattacaaataattacacTTAACAGTTAGTATGAACTTTTgagttaattattataaaaattaataaatttattatacatcacGAGTTGTAATTAAACTAgtataaaatttacaatgttaattagtccatagttttattttttcaataacagTTTTATACTTTACTTTTTTCATgtacttaaaatattattgtcgtCGTCAAACCAAATtggcttttttttccttctcatttTAAAGGTCTAATTCAACTTATTTCATTAGAccgaattaattttgttaactcTAATAACTCCTTTTCAAATGtgttttacaaaaatttaaattaatttttttttcacaagctCAACATGTATTGTCTATTGAACTTTTATCTatcatcataaaataattaaataaccatACAAATCCAAATAATaccacataaaatatatttcaattgttattttaattttgaattaatataaagCTAAGTTTTCAAGAATTTTAGACCAAACTTTTGATAAACTTTGATTTTCGGCTAATCCAATGTCAACTCTTCAATATATTTCTTGGAAATGATTGACTCAAATAGATGATCTTCGTATgctcttttttccttctcttcctcttctATTGATTAGAAGCATCCTTAAATATCAATACATGTTAAGCCTATGAAGAAAGATTTGCGTTCAATTCTTCAAAGTGCATTTAAAAATGGGTGAATAGAGCTAATAAAATTACAACTCTTAACATATTAGGTTGGATTAGACTAAAAAATATGAGACAATAAAAGAAGTATATTCGGTTTAGCTTGATAGGTCAGGGCTAGCCTCTAAAAGTGTAGGCCCAAAAACTAGCTTAACTTTTTTGGGTctgatgttttttttagttttaatataaatttagaaagaaaagaaaaagagagtcaATTTGGCCCATTGACCAACAAGGGAATTGCTAGGTGCATCTAGCAAAATTTtttgtgcacccaacattttaaaTAAAGTGGTGAAATTgtccttcatttaaaattttaaaaagttctcCCTCTCCTCTCCCTCTTCCTACGCATTGCATTGTGCTtccatcttcttctttcttcgcTTCTTCTCGTTGCGTCACCACCATTAGTGTCTCTATTCGCGCGTTGTCGCCAGTCCccgccaccaccaccgcctTCGCCTTCACCGTAAGTTTCTCTTTTCCACTCCTTGATTGAAAATGGGATTGTGTAACCATTATATGGATTGAAAATCCGTGTAATGCATACGGATTAGCAATCCGTATAATGCATACGGATTGCCAATCCgtataatcatttatttatttttaatttattagttaataaaataataattgaagaaattattattatttaaaaataaattaatatttttattgttataatatttatttaataaataaatattgttttatatttttaatatgtatttatttaattaattatatttttttgagttggtttttaataattaattcaataaataattaatttacgaATTGATAATCCGtatgtatttttgtttcaaacatTATGCTGTCATACATCCACTGATCTTCATCCATCTtaacaaaacatttaaaaaaaattaaatgacaaacAAATGAACTGTTTctggattcgaacccatgaccaacaagtcacaaaggcacaactttactgctgcaccagggctcgccctcatttaatttaataatataatacattaaaattgataagcatgtacattaaaatttagacttgcataaactaatatatgataattttatttatttttttacttccaTAAAGTAGTTaacttaataatatttacataaaaattataaatttttaaataatcatcTTGTACTagctaccaaaaaaaatataaactcttTTAGGGACTAACCTTTTAGTCcttgttataatatatatatatatatatataattatatacaaattagttataaatatcaactgttttttattataacttattttgtgataaattacttataaattacttgttaatatttttatttataattgtaaatcataaaattataaaaactaaaaaaaatcacttttaaaataaaatgactaaaataaaatatatctataaattatttaaaaataaatatcagttccaaattataaaaactaaaagttacaaattaaaaaaaagatactatttaaacatatcataaataataaaactaattatattaaaaaaataataaaacaaattttaaaaatatatataacgtaTGGATTAACAGTGCgtaagttatatattttttatggattGCCAATCCATATATTTTATACGGATTGTAAACCCGTATAAAACTAGATTGAAGTTGTAGAAGAAAATCAATGCACCTCCATTGTTAACAATCACACCAACCATCACCACAACCACCACTTGTCAACGAACCATTGTAACCAATGCGTCTTGACCAAAATGGATACAAGATAAACGAGCACCTCTCACGAAAATGAAAGCAAATAACAAAATGAATGGTGGGTGAAGATGCTGcatgaagaaggaaaaggaagaaaaagaagtgaGCAGGGATAGTTCCAAAATTTAGAAAACTTACTGGATGTACAACAAATATGCTGGGTGCATAAAGCAATTCCCGACCAGACGGCCCAGTTTCACAACTCCTCTTGTTTTAAAAAGAGATTATACAATTGTGTACTAAGAATGCAAATTATGCAAATTCTCAAGTCTTAatttttttgctctttttctccCGGAAAATTGGGACACGGTGATGACTGACCCATCATCACGTCATTGGGCTAGGGTGGGGTTTGGTGTATTAATTAATGGACCCAGTACTAAACCAGGGATACATCCTTCAACTAGTAGACAAGTGAGGCCAAGTACCCATAACATGTGGGAACATCCATCCTCTGACAAGTCTTGAGTCCCACAAAAACGAAGGTCACCTACCTCCATGTTTCTTAATAAGGGTAGGCGGCCCCAATCTCATTATTGCTCTCTTATTCCTATACTTTTGTTGTGTCACAAATATCCACTACTAATATGgtatctttgttttgtttttcctatTATATCATTCTGGAACTTGAGCTCCGACCATGGTTCAGCAGGAAAGGCAACAATTGAGCAGTACATACAGCGATACAAATCCTGCATTGAACAATTTATGTGGGATTGTTGTTACCTAtaggctatatatatatatatatataactcaatTTTAATGAGTTTAGCAAAATAATAAGCAATTCAcccttaattttaatattttaacttgTGCTAGtccataataattttaaatgttgataatgcatttaaatgttttttcattGTGTTAAGTAAAtataagtgtaaaaaaaattcggAATTTGACCTGGCGATATAGTGGTGAAAGGCATGGGTCCTGCACATATAAACACGCATAAATTAGTGGTAGTAGTTGTACCAAAAAAGCTTTTCATGTAAAAATCTTCACGGTAAGGTATTTACTGTGTAGTAAATGGCTTCTTGTTTGCGTGAaggattatataatttataaccaCGGGAATCATACATCTATATTCGTTAGTAATAGTAAAAAACATGTTCTACCGAGTGCAAAATCATTGTGAGGATTAAGGAATAAGgtaacaatttttaaatgattgaaATTAGGAGTCTAGTACGTTGGACTTTTGTATGGTGCATAATTGCATATGAATAGAGGCAAGGGTTCACCTTGTACAGAAAAGATACATTCGACAATTAAAGATACAGGTGATTTGAGGCAGAAATGTCCACATTCTCTAAGATACAACCTACTACTGTCCAAAGCATTAAAATAAAAGCTAGTCCTTGGATAAAGTTAAAATCTCCCTAAAAGGCCACAACCATAAGCAGTTAGCACTACCTTACCATCTTATCAGCTAGTCACCACATAGGTAAATGGGGTGATGATAGATGAACTAACTtaagactaatcacggaaatcAGAGACAGCTACTACAATTCCCCAGTTCTTGAACAATGGCATCCATGGATGGCCTCTCAAAAGGAGATTCATGGGAGCAAAGCAAAGCTATCTTTGCCAGTTTAGCTGCTTCATATTCAAAGTATCTTCCATGGAGATTTGGGTCCATAAATTCTTGGTACTTGGAAGACTCTGCAGCAAGCCTTATTGAGCTTGTGATCTCGTGCTTCCCTGAAAGGATTTGGAAAAGCAGCACCCCAAAAGCATAAACATCGCTTGTCTCGGCAAACCGGCCAGTGGTGGCATATTCAGGCGCCAAGTAACCCTTTGCTGCACTACCCTTGAGCGCGGAGAAGACAATATCATTAGTAAGAAGCTTGTACATGCCAGAATCTGCTAGTAATGGATTGTACCGCTGATCAATGAGTACTTTGTCAGCTGAGATGTTTTGGTGAACCAAAACGGGCTTGTTTGCTTTGTATGCATGTAAATATGCCATACCTGATCAAGAAAACAAGGTTTAGTATATAGACCTCAAATATTAAGCATATGAAAGTACTTTGAATTACATTATAGGAAGGTAATTTAATAAAGGGTAGAATAAATGGGTAACCTTTAGCAATCCCTTTCACAATAGAAACTCTAGTTGACCATTCAAGGACTTCTCCACCTCCTACCTTAACATCCAGGAAGCGTGAAAGGTTTCCATTAGgaacaaaatcataaatcagaAAGCATTCACCTCGTCCTCTTGAACAACAAAATCCTCTCAACCTCACTACATTATCATTCCTCAGTGAGGTCAACATGTGCAATCCCTTCATAAACTCAGCTTCATCTGACTTGCAACT comes from Glycine soja cultivar W05 chromosome 20, ASM419377v2, whole genome shotgun sequence and encodes:
- the LOC114402880 gene encoding uncharacterized protein LOC114402880; translation: MACWSAENATKAYLSTLKMGQKCKEPDVAEFISALAAGNNAQLMVVACGGAADSTTLALVTAAHQTGGQVICIVPGHEELRASKIALGRMASHQVQFMVGEAQEVLLEHYDQAADFVLIDCNLENHEEILRAVQEGRKQNGTVVVGYNAFSCRKSCLACGSKTQLLPIGGGLLVTRFGVSETSPKYGSRMGKAKSRWVVKVDKCTGEEHVFRVRFPQRKVVQA